One genomic segment of Pseudomonas sp. RU47 includes these proteins:
- the ftsA gene encoding cell division protein FtsA, translated as MANVQSGKMIVGLDIGTSKVVALVGEVSDDGSLEIVGIGTHPSRGLKKGVVVNIESTVQSIQRAIEEAQLMAGCRIHSAFVGVAGNHIRSLNSHGIVAIRDREVSSADLERVLDAAQAVAIPADQRVLHTLPQDYVIDNQEGVREPLGMSGVRLEAKVHVVTCAVNAAQNIEKCVRRCGLEIDDIILEQLASAYSVLTDDEKELGVCLVDIGGGTTDIAIFTEGAIRHTAVIPIAGDQVTNDIAMALRTPTQYAEEIKIRYACALAKLAGAGETIKVPSVGDRPPRELSRQALAEVVEPRYDELFTLIQAELRRSGYEDLIPAGIVLTGGTSKMEGATELAEEIFHMPVRLGVPHGVKGLDDVVRNPIYSTGVGLLMYGLQKQSDGVSFSGIGSRDSYSNEEPQAPLLDRLKKWVQGNF; from the coding sequence ATGGCAAACGTGCAAAGCGGCAAAATGATCGTCGGTCTCGATATCGGCACCTCCAAGGTGGTGGCGCTGGTCGGCGAGGTTTCCGACGACGGCTCGCTGGAAATCGTCGGGATCGGTACCCATCCGTCCCGTGGCCTGAAGAAGGGCGTGGTGGTGAACATCGAGTCCACCGTGCAATCGATCCAGCGCGCGATCGAAGAAGCCCAACTGATGGCGGGCTGCCGCATTCACTCGGCGTTCGTCGGCGTGGCGGGCAATCACATCCGCAGCCTGAACTCCCATGGCATCGTCGCGATCCGTGATCGTGAAGTCAGCTCGGCCGACCTTGAGCGCGTGCTCGATGCCGCCCAGGCCGTGGCGATCCCGGCTGACCAGCGCGTGCTGCACACCCTGCCGCAGGATTACGTGATCGATAACCAGGAAGGCGTTCGCGAGCCTCTGGGCATGTCCGGCGTGCGTCTGGAGGCCAAGGTTCACGTAGTCACCTGCGCGGTCAACGCTGCACAGAACATTGAAAAATGCGTGCGTCGCTGCGGTCTGGAAATCGACGACATCATTCTCGAGCAGCTGGCGTCCGCGTACTCGGTACTGACCGACGACGAGAAAGAACTGGGCGTGTGCCTGGTCGACATCGGCGGCGGCACCACCGACATCGCGATCTTCACTGAAGGCGCGATCCGCCACACCGCGGTGATCCCGATTGCCGGTGATCAGGTGACCAATGACATCGCCATGGCGTTGCGCACCCCGACCCAGTACGCGGAAGAAATCAAGATCCGTTACGCCTGCGCCCTGGCGAAACTGGCCGGTGCCGGTGAAACCATCAAGGTGCCAAGCGTTGGCGACCGTCCACCGCGCGAACTGTCGCGTCAGGCCCTGGCCGAAGTGGTCGAGCCGCGTTACGACGAACTGTTCACCCTGATCCAGGCCGAGCTGCGTCGCAGCGGCTATGAAGACCTGATCCCGGCCGGCATCGTCCTGACCGGCGGTACGTCGAAGATGGAAGGCGCCACTGAACTGGCCGAAGAAATCTTCCACATGCCGGTACGCCTCGGTGTGCCGCACGGTGTGAAAGGCCTGGATGACGTGGTGCGCAACCCGATTTATTCCACTGGCGTTGGCTTGTTGATGTACGGCCTGCAAAAGCAGTCCGACGGGGTTTCGTTCTCCGGCATCGGCAGCCGCGACAGCTACAGCAACGAAGAGCCACAGGCGCCGTTGCTGGACCGATTGAAGAAGTGGGTTCAAGGCAACTTTTAA
- a CDS encoding cell division protein FtsQ/DivIB, producing MQGAQLRHQPPAPGRKPVPRGASRMVAKEPMSARLPKANFGFLKSLFWPVLLVALGFGTYEGATRLLPYADRPITKIAVQGDLSYISQQAVQQRIAPFVASSFFTIDLAGMRTELEQMPWIAHAEVRRVWPDQVVIRLEEQLPVARWGDESLLNNQGQAFTPKELANYEHLPQLFGPQRAQQQVMQQYQVLSQMLRPLGFSIARLELRERGSWFLTTGAGSSGPGIELLLGRGNLVEKMRRFIAIYDKTLKDQITNIARIDLRYANGLAVGWREPVAPTTAQPAVAKN from the coding sequence ATGCAAGGCGCTCAGCTCCGACATCAGCCTCCCGCACCCGGCCGCAAGCCGGTGCCGCGGGGTGCCAGCCGCATGGTGGCGAAAGAGCCGATGTCCGCGCGCCTGCCGAAAGCCAATTTTGGTTTTCTGAAAAGTCTGTTCTGGCCGGTGCTGCTGGTCGCGCTGGGCTTTGGTACTTACGAAGGTGCAACGCGTCTGCTGCCGTACGCCGACCGGCCGATCACCAAGATCGCCGTGCAGGGCGACCTGAGCTACATCAGCCAGCAAGCGGTGCAGCAGCGGATCGCCCCGTTTGTGGCGTCGAGCTTCTTCACCATCGACCTGGCCGGCATGCGCACCGAGCTTGAGCAGATGCCATGGATCGCCCATGCCGAAGTACGTCGGGTATGGCCGGACCAAGTGGTGATCCGCCTCGAAGAGCAACTGCCGGTGGCGCGTTGGGGCGACGAGTCGTTACTGAACAACCAAGGCCAGGCATTTACGCCCAAGGAACTGGCGAACTACGAACACCTGCCACAGCTGTTCGGCCCACAGCGGGCCCAGCAGCAAGTGATGCAGCAGTATCAGGTGCTGAGCCAGATGCTGCGGCCGTTGGGCTTCTCGATCGCACGCCTGGAACTGCGTGAACGCGGAAGCTGGTTCCTGACCACCGGTGCCGGCAGTTCTGGCCCCGGCATCGAGTTGCTGCTGGGACGCGGCAACCTGGTGGAAAAGATGCGCCGCTTTATCGCCATCTATGACAAGACGCTTAAAGACCAGATTACGAACATTGCGCGCATCGATCTGCGCTACGCCAACGGCCTCGCTGTTGGCTGGCGGGAACCTGTAGCGCCGACGACAGCCCAACCCGCTGTCGCAAAGAATTAA
- a CDS encoding D-alanine--D-alanine ligase: protein MTAAYAKLFSTIAPKDFGRVAVLFGGLSAEREVSLKSGNAVLEALQSAGVDAFGIDVGEDILQRLLSEKIDRAFIILHGRGGEDGSMQGLLEVAGIPYTGSGILASALAMDKLRTKQVWHSLGIPTPRHAVLCSEADCISAATELGFPLIVKPAHEGSSIGMAKVSSASELIDAWKAASTYDSQVLVEQWIQGPEFTIATLRDQVLPPIALGTPHTFYDYDAKYIANDTQYRIPCGLDAAKEQQLMDLTAKACEALGIAGWGRADVMQDADGQFWFLEVNTAPGMTDHSLVPMAARAAGLDFQQLVLAILAASVEDARG, encoded by the coding sequence ATGACTGCTGCCTACGCCAAGCTGTTTTCCACGATCGCGCCGAAAGACTTCGGCCGCGTCGCCGTGCTCTTCGGCGGCCTGAGTGCCGAGCGTGAGGTTTCGCTGAAATCCGGTAACGCCGTGCTCGAGGCGCTGCAAAGCGCTGGCGTGGACGCGTTCGGCATCGACGTTGGCGAGGACATTCTGCAACGTCTGCTCAGCGAAAAGATCGACCGCGCGTTCATCATTCTCCACGGCCGTGGCGGTGAAGACGGCTCCATGCAGGGCCTGCTCGAAGTGGCGGGCATTCCGTACACCGGCAGTGGCATTCTGGCTTCGGCACTGGCGATGGACAAACTGCGCACCAAGCAGGTCTGGCACAGCCTCGGGATTCCGACGCCGCGTCACGCCGTGCTGTGCAGCGAAGCCGATTGTATTTCGGCGGCGACGGAACTGGGCTTCCCTTTGATCGTCAAACCGGCGCATGAAGGTTCAAGTATCGGGATGGCCAAAGTGAGTTCTGCGTCCGAGTTGATCGACGCATGGAAAGCGGCCAGTACCTACGATTCGCAAGTCTTGGTTGAGCAATGGATTCAAGGTCCGGAGTTCACCATCGCCACCCTGCGTGACCAGGTGTTGCCTCCTATCGCCCTGGGTACACCGCACACGTTCTACGACTACGACGCCAAGTACATCGCCAACGATACCCAGTACCGCATTCCGTGCGGGCTGGATGCCGCCAAGGAACAGCAACTCATGGATCTCACGGCCAAGGCCTGTGAGGCGCTGGGTATTGCCGGTTGGGGCAGGGCGGACGTGATGCAGGACGCTGACGGGCAGTTCTGGTTTCTGGAAGTGAATACCGCTCCGGGCATGACCGATCACAGTCTGGTGCCGATGGCCGCGCGTGCGGCCGGTCTGGATTTCCAGCAACTGGTTCTGGCCATTCTGGCCGCCAGTGTTGAAGACGCTCGAGGTTAA
- the murC gene encoding UDP-N-acetylmuramate--L-alanine ligase, translating into MVENQKAMPQPEMRRIRRIHFVGIGGVGMCGIAEVLLNLGYEVSGSDLKASPVTERLESFGAQIYIGHRAENAATADVLVVSSAVNTSNPEVATALERRIPVVPRAEMLAELMRYRHGIAVAGTHGKTTTTSLIASVFAAGGLDPTFVIGGRLNAAGTNAQLGTSRYLIAEADESDASFLHLQPLVAVVTNIDADHMATYDGDFNKLKKTFVEFLHNLPFYGLAVMCLDDPVVREILPLVKRPTVTYGFSEDADVRAINVRQQGMQTFFTVLRPDREPLDVSVNMPGNHNVLNSLATICIATDEGVSDEAIVQGLSGFQGVGRRFQVYGELPVDGGNVMLVDDYGHHPTEVAAVIKAVRGGWPERRLVMVYQPHRYSRTRDLYDDFVNVLADANVLLLMEVYPAGEEPIPGADSRKLCNSIRQRGQLDPIYIERGVDLAPLVKPLLRAGDILLCQGAGDIGGLAPKLLKSELFAGAVAAPVEGKLK; encoded by the coding sequence ATGGTTGAGAATCAGAAAGCCATGCCGCAACCGGAAATGCGCCGCATCCGTCGCATCCACTTCGTCGGCATCGGCGGCGTGGGCATGTGCGGCATTGCCGAAGTGTTGTTGAACCTGGGTTATGAAGTATCCGGTTCCGACCTGAAAGCTTCGCCGGTCACCGAGCGTCTGGAATCGTTCGGCGCACAGATCTATATCGGCCACCGTGCCGAGAACGCCGCGACCGCCGATGTGCTGGTGGTGTCGAGCGCTGTGAACACCTCCAACCCGGAAGTCGCGACTGCCCTTGAGCGTCGTATTCCAGTGGTGCCGCGTGCGGAAATGCTTGCTGAGCTGATGCGCTATCGCCACGGCATTGCCGTCGCCGGTACACACGGCAAAACCACCACCACCAGCCTGATCGCTTCGGTGTTCGCGGCGGGTGGTCTGGACCCGACCTTCGTGATTGGTGGTCGTCTGAATGCCGCGGGCACCAATGCCCAGCTCGGCACCAGTCGTTACCTGATCGCCGAAGCCGATGAGAGCGATGCGAGCTTCCTGCACCTGCAACCGCTGGTGGCCGTGGTCACCAACATCGACGCCGACCACATGGCGACCTATGACGGTGACTTCAACAAGCTGAAGAAAACCTTCGTCGAGTTTCTGCACAACCTGCCGTTCTACGGTTTGGCGGTGATGTGCCTGGACGATCCGGTCGTGCGTGAAATCCTCCCGCTGGTGAAGCGTCCGACCGTGACCTACGGCTTCAGCGAAGACGCTGACGTGCGCGCGATCAATGTTCGTCAGCAAGGCATGCAGACCTTCTTCACCGTGCTGCGTCCTGACCGCGAGCCGCTGGACGTGTCCGTGAACATGCCGGGCAACCACAACGTACTCAACTCGCTAGCGACCATCTGCATCGCCACCGACGAAGGTGTCAGCGATGAAGCCATCGTCCAGGGCCTGTCGGGCTTCCAGGGTGTTGGTCGACGCTTTCAGGTCTACGGCGAACTGCCGGTGGACGGCGGCAACGTGATGCTGGTCGATGACTACGGTCACCACCCGACTGAAGTCGCGGCTGTGATCAAAGCCGTACGCGGTGGCTGGCCGGAGCGCCGTCTGGTGATGGTGTATCAGCCGCACCGTTACAGCCGCACCCGCGACCTGTACGACGATTTCGTCAATGTCCTGGCCGACGCCAACGTGCTGCTGTTGATGGAAGTCTATCCGGCCGGCGAAGAGCCGATTCCGGGCGCCGACAGCCGCAAGCTGTGCAACAGCATCCGCCAGCGCGGTCAGCTCGACCCGATCTACATCGAGCGTGGCGTCGATCTGGCGCCGCTGGTCAAGCCGCTGCTGCGTGCTGGCGACATCCTGTTGTGTCAGGGCGCTGGTGATATCGGCGGTCTCGCGCCGAAGCTGTTGAAAAGTGAATTGTTCGCTGGCGCCGTGGCGGCGCCGGTCGAGGGGAAGTTGAAATGA
- the murG gene encoding undecaprenyldiphospho-muramoylpentapeptide beta-N-acetylglucosaminyltransferase, protein MGANVLIMAGGTGGHVFPALACAREFQARGYTVHWLGTPRGIENELVPAAGLELHRINATGLRGKGKLSLLKAPFMLLKSVWQARAIIRRLKPVCVVGFGGYVTGPGGLAAKLAGVPVIVHEQNAVAGTANRLLVPFAARVCEAFPDTFTLSDTRRTTGNPVRSELFLDTSRPALAGRKARLLILGGSLGAEPLNKLLPEALAQVATDLRPEVFHQAGKNHDEVTAERYRAAGVDAQVQPFIKDMAQAYGWADLVVCRAGALTISELAAAGLPSMLVPLPHAIDDHQTRNADYLAREGAAFLMPQRTTGAVDLAARLTEVLMQPQRLEDMAQAARRLAKPDATRSVVDTCLEVAHG, encoded by the coding sequence ATGGGCGCTAACGTATTGATCATGGCCGGCGGCACCGGCGGCCACGTGTTCCCGGCGCTGGCCTGTGCCCGCGAGTTTCAGGCGCGCGGCTACACCGTGCACTGGCTCGGCACGCCACGCGGGATCGAGAACGAACTGGTGCCGGCCGCAGGGCTGGAACTGCACCGCATCAACGCCACCGGCCTGCGCGGCAAGGGCAAGCTGTCGCTGCTCAAGGCGCCGTTCATGCTGCTGAAATCGGTGTGGCAGGCGCGGGCAATCATCCGTCGCTTGAAACCGGTGTGTGTGGTCGGCTTCGGTGGTTATGTGACTGGTCCCGGTGGCCTTGCCGCGAAACTGGCTGGCGTGCCGGTGATCGTTCACGAGCAGAACGCCGTGGCCGGCACCGCCAATCGGTTGCTGGTGCCGTTCGCCGCCCGGGTGTGTGAAGCGTTCCCCGACACCTTTACTCTGTCGGACACCCGCCGTACCACCGGAAACCCGGTGCGCAGCGAGCTGTTCCTCGACACATCGCGACCTGCTCTGGCCGGTCGCAAAGCGCGTTTGCTGATCCTCGGCGGAAGCCTTGGCGCAGAACCGTTGAACAAGTTGCTGCCTGAAGCCCTGGCCCAAGTCGCTACCGATTTGCGCCCGGAAGTGTTCCATCAGGCCGGCAAAAACCACGATGAAGTGACTGCAGAGCGCTACCGCGCCGCCGGCGTCGATGCGCAGGTGCAGCCGTTCATCAAAGACATGGCCCAGGCCTATGGCTGGGCTGACCTGGTGGTGTGCCGCGCAGGCGCGTTGACCATCAGTGAGCTGGCTGCCGCCGGTCTGCCCTCGATGCTGGTGCCTTTGCCCCACGCGATCGACGATCACCAGACCCGCAACGCCGATTATTTGGCCCGTGAAGGCGCTGCCTTCCTGATGCCGCAAAGAACGACTGGTGCCGTGGACCTTGCCGCGCGCCTGACAGAGGTCTTGATGCAACCGCAACGACTCGAAGATATGGCCCAAGCGGCCCGCCGTCTGGCGAAACCCGATGCCACCCGTAGCGTGGTCGATACCTGTCTGGAGGTGGCCCATGGTTGA
- the ftsW gene encoding putative lipid II flippase FtsW, with protein MSLFNIIKPYPSPIITGRGIDLDFPMLAGCLALLGLGLIMIASASTEVAAAQSGSPLYYMIRHLIYVVLGLGACIVTMMIPIATWQRLGWLMLIGAFGLLVMVIIPGIGREVNGSMRWIGFSFFNVQPSEIAKVFVVIYLAGYLVRRQKEVRESWMGFFKPFIVLLPMAGLLLMEPDFGATVVMMGAAAAMLFLGGVGLFRFSLMVVLAVGAVVLLIQMQPYRMARLTNFADPWADQFGAGYQLSQALIAFGRGEWLGVGLGNSVQKQFYLPEAHTDFVFSVLAEELGAVGSLCTVALFVFVCIRGMYIGLWAEKAKQFFAAYVAYGLSFLWIGQFLINIGVNVGLLPTKGLTLPFLSYGGSSLVICCACLGLLLRIEWESRTHLGSEEMEFHESDFAEEPNHGR; from the coding sequence ATGAGCCTGTTCAATATCATCAAGCCGTACCCGTCGCCGATCATTACCGGGCGCGGCATCGATCTCGACTTCCCGATGCTCGCCGGTTGCCTGGCGCTGCTTGGTCTCGGCCTGATCATGATTGCCTCGGCATCCACTGAGGTGGCAGCCGCGCAGTCGGGCAGTCCGCTGTATTACATGATCCGCCACCTTATTTATGTGGTGCTCGGATTGGGCGCGTGCATCGTCACCATGATGATTCCGATCGCTACCTGGCAACGCCTTGGCTGGCTGATGCTGATCGGTGCGTTCGGCTTGCTGGTGATGGTGATCATCCCGGGCATCGGTCGCGAAGTGAACGGCTCGATGCGCTGGATCGGTTTCAGCTTCTTCAACGTGCAGCCGTCCGAGATCGCCAAAGTATTCGTAGTGATCTACCTCGCCGGTTATCTGGTGCGGCGTCAGAAGGAAGTGCGCGAGAGCTGGATGGGCTTCTTCAAGCCGTTCATCGTGCTGCTGCCAATGGCAGGCCTGTTGCTGATGGAGCCGGACTTCGGTGCCACCGTCGTGATGATGGGCGCTGCGGCGGCCATGCTGTTCCTCGGCGGGGTCGGGCTGTTCCGCTTCTCGCTGATGGTGGTATTGGCGGTCGGGGCCGTGGTCTTGCTGATTCAAATGCAGCCGTATCGTATGGCGCGTCTGACCAACTTCGCCGACCCGTGGGCTGACCAGTTCGGCGCCGGCTATCAGTTGTCGCAAGCGTTGATCGCCTTCGGTCGCGGTGAATGGCTGGGCGTCGGTCTGGGCAACAGCGTGCAGAAGCAGTTCTACCTGCCGGAAGCGCACACCGACTTCGTGTTCTCGGTATTGGCTGAAGAACTCGGCGCGGTGGGTTCGCTGTGCACCGTCGCGCTGTTCGTGTTCGTGTGTATTCGCGGCATGTACATCGGCTTGTGGGCGGAGAAAGCCAAGCAGTTCTTCGCCGCGTATGTGGCTTACGGTCTGTCGTTCCTGTGGATTGGTCAGTTCCTGATCAACATCGGGGTGAACGTCGGCCTGCTGCCCACCAAGGGTCTGACCTTGCCGTTCCTCAGTTATGGCGGCAGCTCGTTGGTAATCTGCTGTGCCTGTCTCGGCTTGTTGCTGAGGATCGAGTGGGAGAGTCGAACCCACCTGGGCAGTGAAGAAATGGAATTCCATGAGAGCGACTTCGCTGAGGAGCCGAATCATGGGCGCTAA
- the murD gene encoding UDP-N-acetylmuramoyl-L-alanine--D-glutamate ligase — MSLIASDHFRIVVGLGKSGMSLVRFLANRGTSFAVADTRENPPELATLKRDYPHVEVRCGELDVEFLCRADELYVSPGLALATPALQAAAARGVKLSGDIELFARNARAPIVAISGSNAKSTVTTLVGEMAAAAGKRVAVGGNLGTPALDLLSDDVELYVMELSSFQLETTDQLNAEVATVLNISEDHMDRYSGLPAYHLAKHRIFRGAKQFVVNRQDALTRPLMGEGQPCWTFGLTKPDFKAFGIREEDGEKYLAFEFQNLMPVRELKIRGAHNQSNALAALALGHAVGLPFDAMLSALRTFAGLEHRCQWVRDLDGVAYYNDSKATNVGAALAAIEGLGADIDGKVILIAGGDGKGAEFNDLRDPVAANCRAVILMGRDSDKIGEAIGDAVPLIRATSLVDAVAQCRAAAQPGDVVLLSPACASFDMFKNYEDRGHQFVRAVEDLA, encoded by the coding sequence GTGTCTCTGATCGCTTCTGACCACTTCCGCATCGTTGTCGGCCTCGGCAAGAGCGGCATGTCCCTGGTTCGCTTCCTGGCGAACCGGGGCACGTCGTTTGCCGTGGCAGACACGCGGGAAAATCCACCGGAACTGGCCACGCTCAAGCGTGACTATCCGCACGTGGAAGTGCGTTGTGGCGAGCTGGACGTCGAATTCCTGTGCCGCGCCGACGAGCTCTACGTGAGCCCCGGCCTGGCGCTGGCGACCCCGGCCCTGCAAGCCGCCGCGGCCCGTGGCGTGAAACTGTCCGGCGACATCGAGCTGTTCGCGCGTAACGCGCGGGCGCCGATCGTGGCCATCAGCGGTTCCAACGCGAAGAGCACCGTCACCACCCTGGTTGGCGAGATGGCGGCTGCGGCCGGCAAGCGCGTCGCCGTCGGCGGCAATCTCGGTACTCCGGCGCTGGATCTGCTCAGCGACGACGTTGAGCTGTACGTGATGGAGCTGTCGAGTTTCCAGCTGGAAACCACCGACCAGCTCAACGCTGAAGTGGCCACTGTGCTGAACATCAGCGAAGACCACATGGATCGCTACAGCGGCCTGCCGGCGTACCACCTGGCCAAGCACCGGATTTTCCGTGGCGCGAAGCAGTTCGTGGTCAACCGTCAGGATGCGCTGACCCGTCCGTTGATGGGCGAGGGCCAGCCGTGCTGGACCTTCGGTCTGACCAAACCGGATTTCAAAGCCTTCGGTATCCGCGAAGAAGACGGCGAGAAATACCTGGCCTTCGAATTCCAGAACCTGATGCCAGTGCGTGAATTGAAGATTCGCGGTGCACACAACCAGTCCAACGCCCTCGCGGCGCTGGCGCTCGGTCATGCCGTGGGTCTGCCGTTCGACGCCATGCTCTCGGCCCTGCGCACGTTTGCCGGCCTCGAACATCGCTGCCAGTGGGTACGTGATCTCGACGGCGTGGCGTATTACAACGATTCGAAAGCCACCAACGTCGGCGCCGCTCTGGCCGCCATCGAAGGCTTGGGCGCGGACATCGACGGCAAGGTCATCCTGATCGCCGGTGGCGATGGCAAGGGCGCCGAATTCAACGACTTGCGCGATCCAGTAGCGGCCAACTGCCGCGCCGTGATCCTGATGGGCCGTGACTCCGACAAGATCGGGGAGGCCATCGGTGATGCCGTGCCGCTGATTCGCGCGACCTCGCTGGTCGACGCCGTTGCGCAATGCCGCGCCGCCGCCCAGCCGGGTGATGTGGTGCTGCTGTCGCCGGCCTGCGCCAGTTTCGACATGTTCAAGAACTATGAAGACCGTGGTCACCAGTTCGTCCGCGCTGTGGAGGATCTGGCATGA
- the mraY gene encoding phospho-N-acetylmuramoyl-pentapeptide-transferase, whose translation MLLLLAEYLQQFYKGFAVFQYLTLRGILGVLTALVLSLCYGPWMIRTLQNRQIGQSVRNDGPQSHLSKSGTPTMGGALILSSIGVSTLLWADLSNRYVWTVLLVTLLFGAIGWVDDYRKVIEKNSRGLPSRWKYFWQSVFGLGAAIFLYMTASTPVETTLILPMLKDYSIPLGLGFIVLTYFVIVGSSNAVNLTDGLDGLAIMPTVMVGGGLGIFCYLSGNVKFAEYLLIPYVPGAGELIVFCGALIGAGLGFLWFNTYPAQVFMGDVGALALGAALGTIAVIVRQEIVLFIMGGVFVMETLSVVIQVASFKLTGRRVFRMAPIHHHFELKGWPEPRVIVRFWIITVILVLIGLATLKLR comes from the coding sequence ATGCTGCTGCTGCTAGCGGAGTATCTGCAACAGTTCTACAAAGGCTTCGCGGTCTTTCAGTACCTGACCCTGCGCGGGATTCTCGGTGTGCTGACCGCGCTGGTTTTGTCGCTGTGCTATGGCCCGTGGATGATCCGCACTTTGCAGAACCGTCAGATCGGCCAGTCCGTTCGTAACGATGGCCCGCAATCGCACCTGTCCAAGTCGGGCACCCCGACCATGGGCGGCGCACTGATTCTGTCTTCGATCGGCGTCAGCACTTTGCTTTGGGCTGACCTGAGCAACCGCTACGTCTGGACTGTTTTGCTGGTGACCCTGCTGTTCGGCGCCATCGGTTGGGTTGACGATTACCGCAAAGTCATCGAGAAGAACTCGCGTGGCCTGCCGAGCCGCTGGAAGTATTTCTGGCAGTCGGTGTTCGGCCTCGGCGCGGCGATCTTCCTTTATATGACGGCTTCCACGCCGGTGGAAACCACGCTGATCCTGCCGATGCTCAAGGACTACAGCATTCCGCTGGGCCTGGGCTTCATCGTGCTGACTTACTTTGTGATCGTCGGTTCGAGCAATGCGGTCAACCTGACTGACGGCCTCGACGGTCTGGCGATCATGCCGACCGTGATGGTTGGCGGCGGCCTCGGCATTTTCTGCTACCTGTCGGGTAACGTGAAATTCGCTGAGTACCTGCTGATTCCCTACGTGCCGGGCGCGGGTGAGCTGATCGTGTTCTGCGGCGCGCTGATCGGTGCCGGCCTCGGTTTCCTGTGGTTCAACACCTATCCGGCGCAAGTGTTCATGGGTGACGTCGGTGCGCTGGCACTCGGTGCGGCACTGGGCACCATCGCCGTGATCGTCCGTCAGGAAATCGTCCTGTTCATCATGGGCGGCGTGTTCGTGATGGAAACCCTGTCAGTCGTCATTCAGGTTGCGTCCTTTAAGCTGACCGGTCGCCGTGTGTTCCGCATGGCACCGATCCACCACCATTTTGAACTCAAGGGCTGGCCCGAGCCGCGCGTGATTGTCCGCTTCTGGATCATCACCGTGATTCTCGTGCTGATCGGCCTTGCCACCCTGAAGCTGAGGTAG
- a CDS encoding UDP-N-acetylmuramoyl-tripeptide--D-alanyl-D-alanine ligase — protein sequence MLKALKLSELTNALDARLIAGDASFDGVSIDSRAIQPGQLFIALTGPRFDGHDYLNDVAGKGAVAALVEREVADSTLPQLLVKDTRQALGQLGALNRAAFTQPVAAITGSSGKTTVKEMLASILRTRGPVLATRGNLNNDLGAPLTLLELAPEHTSAVIELGASRLGEIAYTVGLTKPHVAILNNAGTAHVGEFGGPEKIVEAKGEIIDGLAADGVAVLNLDDKAFGIWKTRAGARKVFSFSQLNAAADFYASFIVPDARGCPAFELHTPQGVERVQLNLLGGHNVTNAVAAAAAAHALGVSLFGIATGLGAVQPVKGRTVAQLAKNGMRVIDDTYNANPTSMCAAVDILAGFSGRTVLVLGDIGELGDWAEQGHRDVGEYARGKVSALYAVGPNMVHAVNAFGEQAHHFGSQAELIQALDAEQDTNTTILIKGSRSAAMENIVAALCGSSLEKH from the coding sequence ATGCTTAAGGCCCTCAAACTCAGCGAACTGACCAACGCGCTCGACGCCCGTTTGATCGCTGGTGATGCCAGCTTCGACGGCGTCAGCATCGACAGTCGCGCGATCCAGCCAGGCCAACTGTTTATTGCGTTGACCGGGCCGCGCTTCGACGGTCATGACTATTTGAACGATGTCGCTGGCAAAGGCGCCGTTGCCGCGCTGGTCGAGCGTGAAGTCGCCGACAGCACGCTGCCGCAACTGCTGGTCAAAGACACCCGTCAGGCCCTCGGCCAGTTGGGCGCGTTGAACCGTGCCGCGTTCACTCAGCCAGTCGCTGCCATCACTGGCTCCAGCGGCAAGACCACGGTCAAGGAAATGCTCGCGAGCATTCTGCGCACGCGCGGTCCGGTGCTGGCGACCCGTGGCAATCTGAACAACGACCTCGGCGCACCGCTGACCCTGCTCGAACTGGCCCCGGAACACACTTCGGCGGTGATCGAACTGGGCGCCTCGCGTCTGGGTGAAATCGCTTATACCGTCGGCCTGACCAAGCCGCACGTGGCGATCCTGAATAACGCCGGCACCGCGCATGTCGGTGAGTTTGGCGGGCCGGAAAAAATCGTCGAAGCCAAAGGCGAAATCATCGACGGGCTGGCGGCCGACGGCGTCGCCGTGCTCAACCTCGATGACAAGGCCTTCGGTATCTGGAAGACCCGTGCGGGCGCTCGCAAGGTATTTAGCTTCTCTCAGCTAAATGCCGCTGCAGATTTCTATGCAAGCTTTATCGTCCCTGACGCACGTGGGTGCCCTGCGTTCGAACTGCACACCCCGCAAGGTGTTGAGCGGGTTCAGTTGAACTTGCTTGGCGGTCACAACGTTACTAACGCCGTTGCCGCCGCCGCTGCCGCTCACGCCTTGGGCGTGTCGCTGTTCGGCATCGCCACCGGGCTTGGCGCCGTGCAACCGGTCAAGGGTCGCACCGTCGCGCAACTGGCGAAAAACGGTATGCGCGTGATCGATGACACTTACAACGCAAACCCCACCTCGATGTGCGCGGCCGTTGATATACTCGCCGGCTTTTCCGGCCGCACCGTCCTGGTGCTCGGAGATATCGGCGAGTTGGGCGATTGGGCGGAGCAGGGGCACCGCGACGTGGGCGAGTACGCCCGGGGCAAGGTTTCCGCGCTTTATGCCGTTGGGCCAAACATGGTTCACGCCGTAAACGCTTTCGGTGAACAGGCGCATCACTTCGGCAGCCAAGCCGAACTGATTCAGGCCCTCGACGCCGAGCAGGACACAAACACCACCATTTTGATCAAGGGTTCGCGCAGTGCAGCGATGGAAAACATCGTTGCGGCTCTGTGCGGGTCCAGTCTGGAGAAACATTAA